One part of the Dysidea avara chromosome 10, odDysAvar1.4, whole genome shotgun sequence genome encodes these proteins:
- the LOC136236369 gene encoding uncharacterized protein: MAAVWLLQLFNLSRKHGKAVLTFASTHPKIFGSVVGTVGISAIYSIQKPMGSRLTRGQIDDNFMSGSRPNPHSSQGRFVYNSSSVHSIKKLLTELEPENGKFGIIMGPTGTGKTQATIVACNDKPEWILYHEITHPFTAAKQLAMTAGIPIKPSIAQRIEEYFLPKFRTFYFPQDPVKAMTYVLDYVAWRAEELAKDRGLQKLPCFVIDGVEALAKYQPDVFNALVRLAKYYARTKKLRIVLVYSDGDVLSSIEETLKHRLIEIVEVDDLNDEEAERYLVKNASLMPNQLVKRIVSLIGGRLLHLNYALDIYHENDNCSEDEIYEMIRNRLYSSVAVSADNAVVDNAPTSEYTIQCIATNGPLFPSELKKNIGDKKDINPAKVQETINNLISCNLLRYRSDGRLIWHNKFIFNTIVSQYQY; encoded by the coding sequence ATGGCAGCTGTTTGGTTGCTACAGCTGTTCAACTTAAGTCGCAAACATGGCAAAGCAGTTCTAACGTTTGCATCGACCCATCCTAAGATTTTTGGGTCCGTTGTAGGAACAGTTGGAATTTCGGCAATATATTCAATCCAGAAACCGATGGGAAGCAGACTTACGAGGGGTCAGATTGACGATAATTTCATGTCCGGATCTAGACCAAATCCTCACAGTTCTCAGGGGCGCTTTGTGTATAATTCTTCATCCGTACACTCCATTAAAAAGTTATTAACTGAGTTGGAACCTGAAAATGGAAAGTTTGGAATAATTATGGGTCCAACAGGTACCGGGAAAACTCAAGCTACGATTGTTGCTTGCAACGATAAACCTGAATGGATTCTCTACCACGAGATAACTCACCCATTTACTGCTGCCAAACAATTAGCAATGACAGCTGGTATTCCGATAAAGCCAAGTATTGCTCAAAGAATTGAGGAATACTTTTTGCCAAAATTTCGCACTTTCTATTTTCCTCAGGATCCTGTGAAGGCAATGACTTATGTGCTTGACTATGTCGCCTGGAGAGCTGAAGAACTAGCGAAAGATAGGGGACTCCAGAAATTGCCATGTTTTGTAATTGATGGTGTCGAAGCTCTAGCTAAATACCAACCTGATGTATTTAATGCCTTAGTAAGATTGGCAAAGTATTATGCTCGCACGAAGAAGTTGCGCATTGTGTTGGTATACAGTGACGGTGATGTACTTTCTTCGATAGAGGAAACATTGAAGCATCGTCTGATAGAAATTGTTGAAGTTGATGACTTGAATGATGAAGAAGCAGAGAGATACTTGGTTAAGAACGCTAGTCTCATGCCCAACCAGTTAGTCAAGCGTATAGTTAGTCTGATTGGTGGACGACTTTTGCACCTCAACTACGCCTTGGATATTTATCATGAAAATGACAATTGTAGCGAGGATGAAATTTATGAAATGATAAGAAATCGCCTGTATTCAAGTGTTGCTGTCAGTGCAGATAATGCTGTTGTTGACAATGCACCCACATCCGAATACACCATCCAGTGCATTGCTACAAATGGTCCTCTCTTTCCATCAGAACTGAAGAAGAATATTGGTGATAAAAAGGATATAAATCCTGCTAAAGTACAAGAAACGATTAATAATCTTATCAGCTGCAATTTATTAAGATATCGATCAGATGGAAGATTAATTTGGCACAATAAGTTTATATTTAACACTATTGTTTCCCAGTATCAGTATTAA